A single genomic interval of Corvus cornix cornix isolate S_Up_H32 chromosome 1, ASM73873v5, whole genome shotgun sequence harbors:
- the LOC104689891 gene encoding protein POLR1D isoform X2, whose amino-acid sequence MGAMGWLKCPLAGTNKRFLINTIKNTLPSQKEQDQEREQKEDNKESEPNKSRKEEKPKKRRIHPYTPSFQSRRRVSYSPPRHQSRNQHTKDKHEKRSSKR is encoded by the coding sequence GTTGAAATGTCCTCTTGCTGGTACAAATAAAAGATTTCTTATTAATACCATCAAAAACACGTTGCCATCTCAAAAAGAACAAGACCAAGAGCGTGAGCAAAAGGAAGACAATAAGGAGTCTGAGccaaacaaaagcaggaaagaagaaaaaccaaagaaacGCAGAATTCACCCATACACACCCAGCTTTCAGTCCAGAAGGAGAGTCAGCTACTCTCCTCCAAGGCACCAAAGCAGGAACCAGCACACAAAGGATAAACATGAAAAGCGATCAAGCAAGCGATGA